From the genome of Cellvibrio japonicus Ueda107, one region includes:
- a CDS encoding glycosyltransferase, with protein MTDNLIIYQDGLLSYSETFIKQQAVGLKRWKPTLVGHKYQRRSLDFSMLPSQLLIPENTFFARKWLYLFRRWRNQADPLGVKQLQQLAPRLLHVHFGTSAVDIWPYAKAMGLPMLVTLHGFDISIHRAWWEAGKRGSRKRTYPAQLLAMAQDPQVHFLAVSKAIRQRAINFGIAPEKITISYIGVDADAFTPGTTPLLQRSNRILYVGRLVEKKGANYLLEAFQQVKQQVHDAELIIVGKGPMEERLKQRIAELKLEGVTFTGALSNQQVKAQIDAAKVFCLPSITAVSGDAEGLPISILEAQASGIFVVTSSSGGVGDNLIDQETCFTFPEKDQDKLAAILTELLTHTDKHTGIIDSQRALIQRTFRLDNCCAQLENLYNRYAAAAPIIANKTHDHS; from the coding sequence ATGACCGATAACCTGATTATTTACCAGGATGGCCTGCTCTCCTATTCAGAGACCTTTATCAAGCAACAGGCTGTTGGTCTAAAACGTTGGAAGCCGACCTTGGTGGGGCACAAATACCAGCGCCGCAGCCTGGATTTTTCCATGCTGCCCTCGCAACTGCTCATTCCGGAAAACACGTTCTTCGCACGTAAATGGTTGTATCTTTTCCGTCGCTGGCGTAACCAGGCAGACCCCCTGGGGGTCAAGCAATTACAACAACTCGCGCCCCGGTTATTGCACGTTCACTTTGGAACATCCGCTGTCGATATATGGCCCTATGCCAAAGCTATGGGCCTGCCTATGCTGGTAACACTGCACGGATTTGATATCAGCATTCATCGCGCATGGTGGGAGGCGGGAAAACGCGGATCGCGCAAGCGCACCTACCCCGCACAACTGCTGGCGATGGCGCAGGACCCGCAAGTACACTTTCTCGCCGTGTCCAAAGCCATACGTCAACGTGCCATCAACTTTGGAATCGCACCGGAAAAAATTACGATTAGCTACATCGGTGTAGATGCCGATGCCTTTACGCCCGGCACCACACCGCTTCTCCAGCGATCCAATCGCATACTTTACGTAGGCCGGCTGGTAGAGAAAAAAGGCGCTAATTATTTGTTGGAAGCGTTTCAGCAAGTCAAACAGCAGGTACATGATGCGGAGCTGATTATCGTTGGCAAGGGCCCAATGGAAGAGCGTCTCAAGCAGCGTATTGCCGAACTCAAACTTGAAGGCGTGACCTTTACCGGCGCCTTATCCAATCAGCAAGTCAAGGCACAAATAGATGCCGCCAAGGTGTTCTGCCTCCCCAGTATCACCGCTGTTTCAGGGGATGCAGAGGGTTTACCTATTTCTATTCTGGAGGCACAAGCCAGCGGGATTTTTGTTGTCACCTCATCCAGTGGAGGGGTTGGCGACAACCTGATCGACCAGGAAACCTGCTTTACCTTCCCGGAAAAAGACCAGGATAAATTAGCAGCCATACTGACCGAGCTTCTCACGCACACCGATAAACATACAGGGATTATCGACAGCCAGCGCGCTCTAATCCAACGCACATTCCGCCTTGATAATTGTTGTGCACAATTGGAAAACCTATACAACCGGTATGCAGCCGCAGCGCCAATTATCGCCAATAAAACTCATGATCACTCCTGA
- a CDS encoding glycosyltransferase family 2 protein, translated as MKPQHIGVVITTYNQPKWLRKVLFGYEAQRDHHFTVIVADDGSGQPTREVIEFFQARGILRLQHIWHEDKGFQKCQILNKAIAQTECDYLIFTDGDCIPEPDFVEIHRNLARPRQFLSGGYIKLTTPVSEAISEADIASGVIFDTRWLKQAGQPASHKLWKLIKNKLIKAVLNAVTPTKATWNGMNSSTWTADIKACNGFNEDMQYGGLDRELGERLQNYGLKGKQVRYSVNCLHLDHPRAYDNPETWKKNYAIRNEVKRTGRYWATNGIVKQSITTP; from the coding sequence ATGAAACCACAGCATATTGGTGTCGTCATTACCACCTACAACCAGCCCAAATGGCTTAGGAAAGTGCTTTTTGGCTACGAAGCACAACGCGACCATCACTTTACCGTGATAGTTGCTGACGATGGTTCCGGTCAACCGACGCGAGAGGTTATCGAATTTTTCCAGGCGCGCGGCATACTGCGCCTGCAACATATATGGCATGAAGATAAGGGTTTCCAAAAGTGCCAGATTCTCAACAAAGCCATTGCACAAACAGAATGTGATTACCTGATTTTCACCGATGGCGATTGTATTCCCGAACCGGACTTTGTAGAGATCCACCGCAACCTGGCGCGTCCCAGACAATTTTTATCTGGTGGTTACATCAAGCTCACTACGCCTGTTTCTGAAGCGATTAGCGAAGCCGATATTGCCAGTGGGGTTATTTTTGATACCCGGTGGCTTAAACAGGCAGGCCAACCCGCCAGCCATAAATTGTGGAAGCTGATCAAAAACAAATTGATCAAAGCCGTACTCAACGCTGTCACACCAACCAAGGCTACCTGGAATGGGATGAACTCCTCAACCTGGACCGCCGACATTAAAGCCTGCAACGGCTTTAATGAGGATATGCAATACGGCGGCCTGGATCGCGAATTGGGCGAGCGCCTGCAGAATTATGGCCTCAAAGGAAAACAGGTGCGCTACAGCGTCAACTGCCTCCACCTGGATCACCCCAGGGCTTACGACAACCCCGAAACCTGGAAGAAAAATTACGCCATCCGCAATGAGGTAAAACGCACCGGACGCTACTGGGCGACAAACGGGATAGTGAAACAATCCATTACAACGCCATAA
- a CDS encoding sulfatase-like hydrolase/transferase yields MPLIVSQNKQLTPDYLSDTTTKPHQNQWLGSFVILNALVITLINAISTNWPESLIGKAYLLSGFFLHFSVLSLLLSLPLLVLGYWPKIRPHLAPSAIILFTLAQLIIITNIKVFSLYHFHLNGMVINLLLGGALFENLAFSVSMWLSIIGVLATVIAAEWLLLVISRKLSYRCQWRSRHYWGLFLSAYIGLHLLNGCADAFGWQSITAQNRLIPWMPTTTMRSSLAKMGFDVVSTTANKDFSSAKGSLNYPKEPLVCHSQEPYNLLVLVVDSLRADQLTPEIMPNTYALKSQGISFENHYSSSNATRYGLFTLLYGLSASYWKPVLAAERGSVLFDITLDNHYQHFIYGSSTLTFPEFDRTIFVRVRDQLQQGKGKTSAESDQNISERLKADLRNLPDGKPFFGFLFYDAPHGFSLPKHYPHRFEPMLEQVNYLSLNKDTDPTPFFNLYKTTAHFVDNQIKGLMDELSTRKLLDKTIVVITSDHGQEFNETGQNFWGHNSNFSLWQTKVPMLLLWPGRAPMQTDTFSTHEDLVPTLLAEGFGCTTPINSYSNGYSLFDLPTEPRGLLMESWTDRAILYENHLYLINPLGDIDPVDQNYAPMDDLELPPGILADNIEQMSRFLKAK; encoded by the coding sequence ATGCCCCTAATTGTTTCGCAAAACAAACAATTAACACCTGATTACCTGTCAGATACCACGACAAAACCGCATCAAAACCAATGGTTGGGCAGCTTTGTCATACTCAATGCCCTGGTTATTACCCTCATCAATGCCATAAGCACCAACTGGCCAGAAAGCCTTATCGGAAAAGCTTACCTGCTCAGTGGCTTTTTCCTGCACTTTTCCGTATTGAGTTTGTTGCTAAGCCTGCCACTGCTTGTCCTGGGATACTGGCCAAAAATACGGCCGCACCTGGCACCTTCGGCTATCATCCTTTTTACCTTGGCCCAATTAATTATCATCACCAATATCAAGGTATTCAGCCTGTACCATTTTCATTTGAATGGCATGGTGATCAACCTCCTGCTGGGAGGCGCCCTGTTTGAAAACCTTGCCTTCTCCGTGAGCATGTGGCTTTCGATTATCGGTGTACTTGCCACCGTTATTGCAGCTGAGTGGTTGTTATTGGTCATCAGCCGCAAACTCAGTTATCGCTGCCAATGGCGCAGCCGCCATTACTGGGGGCTATTCTTGTCCGCCTATATTGGCCTGCATCTATTGAATGGCTGCGCTGATGCATTTGGCTGGCAATCCATAACGGCGCAAAACCGCCTGATACCCTGGATGCCCACAACCACCATGCGCTCATCATTGGCAAAAATGGGCTTTGACGTTGTCTCCACAACAGCAAACAAAGATTTTTCCTCAGCCAAAGGCAGCTTGAATTATCCCAAAGAACCGCTGGTGTGCCATTCGCAGGAGCCATACAACCTGCTGGTTCTGGTGGTGGACTCTTTACGGGCCGACCAATTAACGCCTGAAATCATGCCCAACACTTATGCGTTAAAATCGCAGGGCATTTCTTTTGAAAATCACTACAGCAGCAGCAATGCCACACGTTATGGCTTGTTTACATTGCTCTACGGGTTATCGGCCAGCTACTGGAAACCCGTGTTGGCAGCCGAGCGAGGCAGTGTTCTTTTTGATATAACGCTGGATAATCACTATCAGCATTTTATTTACGGCAGCAGCACCCTCACTTTCCCTGAATTTGATCGTACTATTTTCGTTCGTGTCCGCGATCAATTACAGCAGGGCAAAGGAAAAACCAGTGCCGAAAGCGATCAAAATATTAGCGAGCGCCTGAAAGCAGATCTGCGTAACCTTCCAGATGGAAAACCGTTTTTTGGCTTCCTGTTTTACGATGCCCCCCATGGCTTTTCATTGCCCAAACACTATCCCCATCGCTTTGAACCCATGCTGGAACAGGTCAACTACCTGAGCCTTAACAAAGATACCGACCCAACCCCTTTCTTCAATCTTTATAAAACAACAGCGCACTTTGTCGACAATCAAATCAAAGGCTTAATGGATGAACTCAGCACCCGAAAACTGCTGGATAAAACCATTGTGGTTATTACCAGTGATCACGGCCAGGAGTTTAATGAAACAGGTCAAAACTTCTGGGGTCACAATAGCAACTTCAGCCTATGGCAAACCAAGGTGCCCATGCTGCTGCTCTGGCCAGGTCGCGCGCCCATGCAAACGGACACCTTTAGCACCCATGAAGACCTGGTACCTACCCTGCTGGCCGAGGGCTTTGGCTGTACAACCCCCATCAATAGCTACTCCAACGGCTATTCATTATTTGATTTACCAACGGAACCGCGCGGCCTGTTAATGGAAAGCTGGACGGATCGAGCCATCCTCTATGAAAACCACCTTTACTTGATCAACCCCCTGGGAGATATTGACCCGGTTGACCAAAATTACGCCCCTATGGATGACCTGGAGTTACCACCTGGCATTTTGGCTGATAACATTGAGCAAATGTCGCGCTTCCTTAAGGCCAAATAA
- the waaC gene encoding lipopolysaccharide heptosyltransferase I, with amino-acid sequence MRILLVKMSSMGDIFHTFPALSDLKQQHPHVEIDWVVEEGFSEIAAWHPAVTRVIPIQLRRWMKHKGYASWQAFKAWKKNLQLEHYDCVIDAQGLLKSGLISRCANSPVIHGYDKHSARETIAHWFYTNSYAVDTRQHAVERTRQLFGKAFGYQPTPLLNFGIKQQFTHVVKNSRKLVFIIGTSWVTKLWSTSEWQALAQIAIAQGYAVEIIWGSPSEQEIARKIIEQCPLATRPGERMSITAIAEKLVEATGVIGLDTGFSHLAGALETPTIALYGPTSPTKVGLIGPHTLNLQLSPPLDCMPCHKRQCQWLPEKSTDTPACMSQIKAAQAWASLQEKMRAHS; translated from the coding sequence ATGCGCATACTGCTCGTTAAAATGTCCTCCATGGGTGATATTTTTCACACATTCCCTGCACTCTCCGACCTCAAGCAACAACACCCTCATGTTGAAATTGATTGGGTCGTTGAGGAAGGTTTTAGCGAAATCGCTGCCTGGCACCCGGCAGTGACACGCGTGATTCCCATCCAGTTGCGACGCTGGATGAAACATAAAGGCTATGCAAGCTGGCAAGCCTTTAAAGCCTGGAAAAAAAACCTGCAATTGGAACATTACGATTGCGTGATCGATGCACAGGGCCTGCTAAAAAGTGGGCTTATCAGTCGTTGTGCCAACAGTCCTGTGATTCACGGTTACGATAAACACTCTGCGCGCGAAACCATTGCGCACTGGTTCTACACCAACAGCTATGCGGTCGATACCCGGCAGCATGCCGTAGAGCGGACTCGCCAGCTATTTGGTAAAGCTTTTGGCTATCAGCCAACGCCTTTATTAAATTTCGGAATCAAGCAGCAGTTTACCCATGTCGTTAAAAATTCACGCAAGTTGGTGTTTATCATCGGCACTAGCTGGGTGACAAAACTCTGGTCAACCAGCGAGTGGCAAGCGCTGGCGCAAATCGCCATAGCACAAGGTTATGCCGTTGAAATTATCTGGGGCAGCCCAAGCGAACAGGAAATTGCCCGGAAAATTATCGAACAATGCCCCCTGGCAACGCGCCCCGGTGAACGCATGAGTATTACCGCCATCGCCGAAAAACTGGTAGAAGCTACGGGTGTTATTGGCCTGGATACCGGCTTTTCCCATCTGGCCGGAGCACTGGAAACCCCTACAATTGCACTGTATGGCCCGACGTCACCAACCAAGGTAGGCCTGATTGGACCGCACACACTAAACCTGCAACTATCGCCCCCCCTGGACTGCATGCCCTGCCACAAACGCCAATGCCAATGGCTGCCGGAAAAATCGACAGACACTCCGGCCTGCATGAGCCAGATTAAAGCCGCACAAGCCTGGGCCAGCCTCCAGGAAAAAATGCGTGCGCATTCTTAA
- a CDS encoding DUF6165 family protein, protein MLIEAPISLGELIDKITILEIKAVHIGDEAKLKNVTHELNILNARVDKLLDAAGKAKLEPLKASLKAINQELWVIEDDIRDCERTKDFSQKFIDLARAVYFTNDKRAAVKKDINLAFGSELVEEKSYKDYQ, encoded by the coding sequence ATGCTGATCGAAGCCCCGATTTCCCTTGGTGAATTAATCGACAAAATTACTATTCTTGAAATCAAAGCCGTACACATCGGCGATGAGGCCAAATTAAAAAACGTCACCCACGAACTGAATATCCTGAATGCCAGGGTTGACAAGCTGCTGGATGCAGCAGGCAAAGCCAAGCTGGAGCCACTTAAAGCATCACTCAAAGCCATCAACCAGGAACTTTGGGTGATTGAGGACGATATTCGCGACTGCGAGCGCACCAAGGATTTCAGCCAGAAATTTATCGACCTGGCACGCGCGGTTTATTTCACCAACGACAAACGTGCCGCTGTGAAAAAAGACATCAACCTGGCCTTCGGCTCAGAGCTGGTTGAAGAGAAATCCTACAAGGATTATCAATAG
- a CDS encoding MBL fold metallo-hydrolase translates to MIFRQLFEQESSTYTYLIACDKTRQAALIDTVKSEVPKYLQLLQELNLTLVYALDTHTHADHITGAGALREATGCTTLLGEQAHSVCVSHALGDGDVIAIGTLALKALYTPGHTDDSYTYLLDDAGESYAFTGDTLLIRGTGRTDFQNGSATDQYHSLFNKLLTLPAGTWVYPGHDYKGWMRSTIGEEQAHNPRLQVKDIHAYLELMNNLKLPNPKLMDIAVPANRACGDTDSTP, encoded by the coding sequence ATGATATTCCGTCAATTGTTCGAACAGGAATCGTCCACCTATACTTATCTGATCGCCTGCGATAAAACCCGTCAAGCAGCGCTGATTGATACGGTGAAATCCGAAGTACCCAAATACCTGCAACTGCTGCAGGAATTAAATCTCACACTGGTTTACGCACTGGACACCCACACCCACGCTGACCATATTACCGGTGCAGGCGCCCTGCGCGAAGCCACCGGCTGTACCACCCTGTTGGGTGAGCAGGCACACTCGGTTTGCGTCTCTCACGCCCTGGGCGATGGTGATGTCATAGCAATAGGTACTTTGGCACTCAAAGCCCTTTATACGCCCGGTCACACAGACGATTCCTATACATACCTGCTAGACGATGCCGGAGAAAGCTACGCGTTTACTGGTGACACCCTGCTGATTCGCGGTACCGGTCGCACCGATTTCCAGAATGGCAGTGCCACCGACCAGTATCACAGCTTGTTCAACAAGCTACTCACCCTGCCTGCTGGCACCTGGGTTTACCCGGGCCACGATTACAAGGGCTGGATGCGCAGTACAATCGGCGAGGAACAAGCCCACAATCCACGCCTGCAAGTGAAAGACATCCATGCCTACCTGGAGCTGATGAACAACCTGAAACTGCCCAACCCCAAACTCATGGATATAGCCGTACCCGCCAACCGCGCCTGTGGCGATACCGACTCCACCCCTTAA
- a CDS encoding sulfite exporter TauE/SafE family protein: MLIAIGLLIGLTLGLTGAGGSVFAVPLLLLLSDMPMADATGISLGAVAASTLYASLRNRFSRTSPPVLWKPGLILALSGVVTAPLGQWLGLQLNERWLMGSFSLLALLIAVRMWMSAQKNPQAAQVVRAGHFIDIPCPDHLCNLNPSGQFELRPRCVNGLLIGGLLVGLLSGLFGVGGGFLVVPLLLALSAVSMAQAVSTSLLIIALISSSGFISHLLLSETKHWNWLLPVTLGGVLGMIIGQGISHKIANALLQKIFAAGLLVVSVMMIFR; encoded by the coding sequence ATGTTGATTGCCATTGGTTTGTTAATCGGGCTGACACTTGGCCTGACTGGCGCGGGCGGATCAGTGTTTGCCGTGCCGCTGTTACTGTTGCTGTCCGACATGCCCATGGCTGATGCCACGGGAATCTCACTGGGTGCTGTAGCCGCAAGTACACTCTACGCCAGCCTGCGCAACCGTTTCTCACGCACCAGCCCTCCGGTGTTGTGGAAACCGGGGTTAATCCTGGCATTGAGCGGTGTTGTCACGGCACCACTCGGCCAGTGGCTGGGATTGCAACTCAACGAACGGTGGTTGATGGGCAGTTTTAGTCTGCTGGCACTGTTAATTGCCGTGCGCATGTGGATGAGTGCACAAAAAAATCCACAGGCAGCACAGGTCGTTCGCGCCGGTCATTTTATCGATATCCCCTGCCCCGACCATCTGTGCAATTTGAATCCCTCCGGTCAATTTGAATTGCGTCCACGCTGCGTAAACGGACTATTAATTGGCGGCCTGCTGGTCGGATTGTTATCGGGGTTATTCGGTGTTGGCGGCGGCTTTTTAGTTGTGCCCTTATTACTGGCGCTCAGCGCGGTGAGCATGGCCCAGGCGGTGAGCACATCACTATTGATTATTGCGCTGATTAGCAGCTCCGGTTTTATCAGCCATCTACTGCTAAGCGAAACCAAACACTGGAATTGGCTGTTACCAGTGACACTGGGCGGTGTGTTGGGAATGATTATCGGCCAGGGTATCAGCCACAAAATAGCCAATGCCCTGTTGCAAAAAATATTTGCGGCAGGGTTGTTGGTTGTCTCGGTGATGATGATTTTTCGCTAA
- a CDS encoding rhodanese-like domain-containing protein, giving the protein MSHKRIHPIDLMANKTADICILDVRTTAEVNAASLADCLHIPLHELTPERLRHDIEKSGKNGSRVYLLCQGGKRAEMAADQLKGQINAELVIIEGGINAVKQSNIPLRVTSKKTISLERQVRIAAGVLILIGMILGTWFNPGFYVLSAFVGAGLVFAGISDICAMGMLIAKAPWNR; this is encoded by the coding sequence ATGAGCCACAAACGTATACACCCCATTGACCTGATGGCCAACAAAACTGCCGATATCTGCATTCTGGATGTTCGCACCACTGCCGAAGTGAACGCGGCCAGCCTGGCCGATTGCCTGCACATTCCGCTGCACGAATTAACGCCGGAGCGCCTGCGCCATGACATCGAAAAAAGCGGTAAAAACGGTAGTCGAGTGTATCTGTTGTGCCAGGGTGGCAAACGCGCCGAAATGGCAGCCGATCAATTAAAAGGCCAGATAAATGCCGAGCTGGTCATTATTGAAGGTGGCATCAACGCCGTGAAGCAATCGAATATCCCATTACGGGTTACCAGCAAAAAAACCATTTCCCTGGAGCGCCAGGTGCGTATCGCCGCCGGTGTGCTGATACTTATCGGTATGATCCTTGGCACCTGGTTTAACCCTGGCTTTTACGTACTTTCAGCCTTTGTGGGGGCAGGTCTGGTGTTTGCAGGCATAAGCGATATTTGTGCCATGGGCATGCTGATCGCCAAAGCACCCTGGAACCGCTAA
- a CDS encoding ArsR/SmtB family transcription factor, which yields MPNHKPKSLALSDLQQHAQAATALLKVLANENRLMILCTLMGGEMSVGELNTAVPLSQSALSQHLASLREAGLVSTRKEAQTVYYRLQGDEAIRVIAVLQSIYCPQD from the coding sequence ATGCCCAACCACAAGCCAAAATCCCTTGCTTTATCGGACCTGCAGCAACATGCCCAGGCAGCCACTGCGCTCCTCAAGGTATTGGCCAATGAAAATAGACTGATGATTCTTTGCACCCTGATGGGGGGGGAAATGTCGGTCGGTGAATTGAATACCGCGGTCCCGCTCAGCCAATCTGCCCTCTCCCAGCATTTGGCCAGCCTGCGCGAAGCGGGTTTGGTCAGCACACGCAAAGAGGCACAGACGGTGTATTACCGCCTGCAAGGCGATGAAGCCATCCGTGTTATTGCTGTGCTGCAATCTATCTATTGCCCACAAGATTAG
- the cydX gene encoding cytochrome bd-I oxidase subunit CydX → MWYFTWILGVLLACAFGIINAMWLENAVTDQGHGRQE, encoded by the coding sequence ATGTGGTATTTCACCTGGATTCTCGGCGTATTGCTGGCCTGTGCGTTTGGTATTATCAATGCCATGTGGCTTGAAAACGCCGTGACTGACCAGGGACATGGTCGGCAAGAGTAG
- a CDS encoding glycosyltransferase, which yields MAATYTHISRWGHQLDSRWRRYRCVLNFLHYRRYREWLAQPKSAIPADKPLVVFDFADTRIDGPQGRRFYHLFIYFVRAGYHPILRENYLALHNMAVRFKGYCQQEDFSVVARLEDIDRPYIRVTDWPTPKPRQLCQQTIRVDYTPGYSMGESVFPMPFPMFPAIYKHRQDLQLDAYRKQPRAWGIFFGGDGHGQKYNKASMAEVYGKISRAQVLAMLEQHTKAGQCWIPENQQVLDSALQTYFDGLVLVNTRRCKIAPERWLSAVARARFFVACPGVRYPMSHNLIEALAVGSVPILQYAELLFPALEHGKNCLVYRDEAELLLRIEQAQSMPEAEYQAMARAAVDYYEAYLAPGAVIGQLLAQDSQSVTLRIMPSLKAGGGYL from the coding sequence ATGGCTGCAACTTATACTCACATCAGCCGTTGGGGCCATCAACTGGATAGCCGCTGGCGACGCTATCGCTGTGTACTGAATTTCCTTCACTATCGTCGCTATCGCGAATGGCTGGCCCAGCCCAAAAGCGCCATTCCTGCTGACAAGCCGCTAGTTGTTTTTGATTTTGCGGATACTCGTATCGACGGGCCCCAGGGGCGTCGCTTTTACCATCTTTTTATCTATTTTGTGCGTGCCGGTTATCACCCGATACTGCGTGAAAATTATCTGGCCCTGCACAATATGGCAGTGCGCTTCAAGGGCTATTGCCAACAGGAAGATTTCTCTGTGGTGGCGCGCCTGGAGGATATAGACCGGCCCTATATCCGTGTGACTGACTGGCCCACACCGAAACCGCGCCAACTTTGCCAGCAAACTATCCGGGTGGACTACACGCCCGGCTATTCGATGGGCGAGTCGGTATTTCCCATGCCATTTCCTATGTTCCCGGCCATTTATAAACACCGACAGGATTTGCAACTGGATGCCTATCGTAAACAGCCCCGCGCCTGGGGAATATTTTTCGGTGGTGATGGTCACGGGCAAAAATACAACAAAGCCAGCATGGCAGAGGTCTACGGCAAAATCAGTCGTGCACAGGTGCTGGCAATGTTGGAACAGCACACAAAAGCAGGGCAGTGTTGGATACCGGAGAACCAGCAGGTGCTGGATTCAGCGCTACAGACCTATTTTGATGGATTGGTGCTGGTCAACACCCGCCGCTGTAAAATTGCACCGGAGCGCTGGTTATCGGCAGTAGCGCGCGCGCGTTTTTTTGTAGCATGCCCCGGTGTGCGCTATCCCATGTCGCATAACCTTATCGAAGCCCTGGCGGTGGGGAGCGTACCGATTTTGCAATATGCCGAGTTGTTATTTCCGGCACTTGAACATGGCAAGAATTGCCTGGTATACCGCGATGAGGCAGAGCTGTTATTGCGGATTGAACAGGCCCAATCCATGCCCGAGGCAGAATATCAAGCCATGGCCAGGGCTGCTGTGGATTACTATGAAGCGTACCTTGCCCCCGGCGCTGTTATCGGGCAGCTGCTCGCACAGGATTCCCAATCTGTCACACTGCGTATCATGCCGTCCCTTAAGGCCGGAGGTGGTTACCTTTAG
- a CDS encoding VOC family protein, with amino-acid sequence MSNPSPSIISHMSIGTNDFDKARAFYDAVMPSLNASVILEHPGAVAYGRQFPEFWVQVPHDGKSASVGNGFHMGFIADNKEQVHAFYDAAIAAGAVCDGPPGPRPQYGEPYYGCFVRDPEGHKIEAAFWDDTLGQE; translated from the coding sequence ATGAGTAACCCATCCCCCAGTATTATTTCCCACATGTCTATTGGCACCAATGACTTCGACAAGGCGCGCGCGTTTTACGATGCGGTCATGCCCAGCCTCAATGCCAGCGTTATTTTGGAACATCCCGGTGCCGTTGCTTATGGACGCCAGTTTCCCGAGTTTTGGGTACAGGTTCCTCACGATGGCAAATCCGCCAGTGTCGGTAATGGCTTCCACATGGGGTTCATCGCTGATAACAAAGAACAGGTTCACGCCTTTTACGATGCCGCTATAGCTGCCGGTGCCGTTTGCGACGGCCCACCCGGACCGCGACCGCAATATGGCGAGCCTTATTACGGCTGTTTTGTGCGCGATCCGGAAGGACACAAAATAGAGGCGGCTTTTTGGGATGACACCTTGGGCCAGGAATAA
- a CDS encoding antibiotic biosynthesis monooxygenase family protein: MANQSGVDSVRVYRLDKFIVPHTAREEFLARVKSIHSLLKTQPGFIQDFLLEQPIDERHFSLATLVEWQDQRSIAAARAEVKAEYDKTGFNPQQAMERLGITMELGNYTSVR, encoded by the coding sequence ATGGCAAATCAATCAGGTGTCGACTCTGTACGTGTTTATCGGCTGGATAAATTTATTGTCCCGCACACCGCACGTGAAGAATTTCTGGCACGGGTTAAATCGATTCATTCACTGCTCAAAACCCAGCCGGGTTTTATTCAGGATTTTTTATTAGAGCAGCCCATTGATGAGCGGCATTTCTCTCTTGCCACCTTGGTGGAATGGCAGGACCAACGGTCAATTGCTGCCGCGCGTGCTGAAGTAAAAGCCGAATACGACAAGACGGGGTTTAACCCGCAACAGGCGATGGAGCGGCTGGGTATAACAATGGAGCTGGGTAATTACACCAGTGTCCGTTAA